One window from the genome of Sesamum indicum cultivar Zhongzhi No. 13 linkage group LG15, S_indicum_v1.0, whole genome shotgun sequence encodes:
- the LOC105178252 gene encoding GPI mannosyltransferase 1-like isoform X2, which translates to MPGISFQSLFIFSALFRVFLIIYGEWQDANMEVRYTDIDYFVFSDAATLMASGKSPYERSTYCYSPLIAFLLMPNSFLHQTWGKFLFSASDLLVGLLIHRILKLRGVPEKLCTYSTMVWLFNPFTFTIGTRGNCEPIICSMILWILMCLMNGHVLQAAFWYGLVVHMRIYPIIYALPIVLLLDPQHFQPGKKPVLVEWSSRALKPSSATSSSKTSITQYIWNFCINMITWRRVMFGIISASTFFFLTGLSFHLYGWDFLHEALLYHLTRTDPRHNFSIYFYHIYLHYEHEFSILEKLISFLPQFIVQLVLISRFALDLPFCLFLQTLAFVAFNKVITAQYFVWFFCLLPLILPWSNIKLVWKGLACIILWIGAQTNWLAWAYLLEFRGKNVFFQLWVASLLFLAANTFVIINTICSHLYSPLFQQLKQGGKLKQGYERI; encoded by the exons ATGCCGGGAATAAGTTTCCAATCTCTGTTTATTTTCTCAGCACTCTTTCgtgtctttttaattatatacggGGAGTGGCAAGATGCTAATATGGAGGTTAGATACACGGACATAGACTATTTTGTCTTTTCTGATGCTGCAACCTTAATGGCATCTGGAAAATCACCTTATGAAAGATCAACATATTGCTATTCACCGCTCATAGCCTTTCTTCTGATGCCTAATTCATTCCTCCATCAAACATGGGGAAAATTTCTCTTTTCCGCATCAG ATTTACTTGTGGGGTTGCTTATCCACAGAATTTTGAAGTTACGTGGCGTTCCTGAGAAATTATGCACCTATTCTACGATGGTATGGCTTTTTAACCCATTTACGTTCACCATCGGAACGCGTGGGAACTGTGAGCCCATTATCTGCTCCATGATTCTGTGGATCTTAATGTGTCTGATGAATG GGCATGTGTTGCAGGCTGCATTTTGGTATGGACTTGTTGTTCACATGAGAATATATCCAATAATATATGCACTGCCCATTGTCTTACTTCTTGATCCTCAGCATTTTCAACCTGGTAAGAAGCCTGTGCTCGTTGAATGGAGCTCAAGAGCATTAAAACCATCCTCAGCTACTAGCAGCTCAAAAACTTCTATTACACAGTATATTTGGAACTTCTGCATAAACATGATCACTTGGAGAAGAGTCATGTTCGGGATTATTTCTGCATccactttcttcttcttgacaGGATTGTCTTTCCATTTATATGGATGGGATTTCTTGCACGAGGCTTTGCTATACCATCTTACCCGTACAGATCCTCGTCACAATTTTTCCATATATTTCTACCACATATATCTCCACTATGAGCATGAGTTTTCCATCCTGGAGAAGCTCATCTCCTTTCTGCCTCAGTTCATTGTCCAGCTAGTTCTGATTTCCCGCTTCGCCCTTGACTTGCCATTCTGTTTATTTCTGCAGACACTGGCATTCGTGGCATTTAATAAG GTCATAACAGCACAATACTTTGTCTGGTTCTTTTGTCTATTGCCTCTAATACTGCCATGGAGCAATATAAAGCTTGTCTGGAAAGGCCTAGCCTGCATCATTTTGTGGATTGGAGCTCAAACCAATTGGTTAGCGTGGGCGTACTTACTCGAATTCCGAGGAAAGAATGTCTTCTTCCAACTCTGGGTAGCAAGTTTACTGTTCTTGGCAGCCAATACTTTTGTTATTATCAATACTATTTGTAGCCATCTATACAGTCCTCTGTTCCAACAGTTGAAGCAGGGAGGCAAACTCAAGCAAGGCTATGAAAG
- the LOC105178252 gene encoding GPI mannosyltransferase 1-like isoform X1, whose amino-acid sequence MPGISFQSLFIFSALFRVFLIIYGEWQDANMEVRYTDIDYFVFSDAATLMASGKSPYERSTYCYSPLIAFLLMPNSFLHQTWGKFLFSASDLLVGLLIHRILKLRGVPEKLCTYSTMVWLFNPFTFTIGTRGNCEPIICSMILWILMCLMNGHVLQAAFWYGLVVHMRIYPIIYALPIVLLLDPQHFQPGKKPVLVEWSSRALKPSSATSSSKTSITQYIWNFCINMITWRRVMFGIISASTFFFLTGLSFHLYGWDFLHEALLYHLTRTDPRHNFSIYFYHIYLHYEHEFSILEKLISFLPQFIVQLVLISRFALDLPFCLFLQTLAFVAFNKVITAQYFVWFFCLLPLILPWSNIKLVWKGLACIILWIGAQTNWLAWAYLLEFRGKNVFFQLWVASLLFLAANTFVIINTICSHLYSPLFQQLKQGGKLKQGYERPTAEPL is encoded by the exons ATGCCGGGAATAAGTTTCCAATCTCTGTTTATTTTCTCAGCACTCTTTCgtgtctttttaattatatacggGGAGTGGCAAGATGCTAATATGGAGGTTAGATACACGGACATAGACTATTTTGTCTTTTCTGATGCTGCAACCTTAATGGCATCTGGAAAATCACCTTATGAAAGATCAACATATTGCTATTCACCGCTCATAGCCTTTCTTCTGATGCCTAATTCATTCCTCCATCAAACATGGGGAAAATTTCTCTTTTCCGCATCAG ATTTACTTGTGGGGTTGCTTATCCACAGAATTTTGAAGTTACGTGGCGTTCCTGAGAAATTATGCACCTATTCTACGATGGTATGGCTTTTTAACCCATTTACGTTCACCATCGGAACGCGTGGGAACTGTGAGCCCATTATCTGCTCCATGATTCTGTGGATCTTAATGTGTCTGATGAATG GGCATGTGTTGCAGGCTGCATTTTGGTATGGACTTGTTGTTCACATGAGAATATATCCAATAATATATGCACTGCCCATTGTCTTACTTCTTGATCCTCAGCATTTTCAACCTGGTAAGAAGCCTGTGCTCGTTGAATGGAGCTCAAGAGCATTAAAACCATCCTCAGCTACTAGCAGCTCAAAAACTTCTATTACACAGTATATTTGGAACTTCTGCATAAACATGATCACTTGGAGAAGAGTCATGTTCGGGATTATTTCTGCATccactttcttcttcttgacaGGATTGTCTTTCCATTTATATGGATGGGATTTCTTGCACGAGGCTTTGCTATACCATCTTACCCGTACAGATCCTCGTCACAATTTTTCCATATATTTCTACCACATATATCTCCACTATGAGCATGAGTTTTCCATCCTGGAGAAGCTCATCTCCTTTCTGCCTCAGTTCATTGTCCAGCTAGTTCTGATTTCCCGCTTCGCCCTTGACTTGCCATTCTGTTTATTTCTGCAGACACTGGCATTCGTGGCATTTAATAAG GTCATAACAGCACAATACTTTGTCTGGTTCTTTTGTCTATTGCCTCTAATACTGCCATGGAGCAATATAAAGCTTGTCTGGAAAGGCCTAGCCTGCATCATTTTGTGGATTGGAGCTCAAACCAATTGGTTAGCGTGGGCGTACTTACTCGAATTCCGAGGAAAGAATGTCTTCTTCCAACTCTGGGTAGCAAGTTTACTGTTCTTGGCAGCCAATACTTTTGTTATTATCAATACTATTTGTAGCCATCTATACAGTCCTCTGTTCCAACAGTTGAAGCAGGGAGGCAAACTCAAGCAAGGCTATGAAAG
- the LOC105178252 gene encoding GPI mannosyltransferase 1-like isoform X3, with product MGKISLFRIRILKLRGVPEKLCTYSTMVWLFNPFTFTIGTRGNCEPIICSMILWILMCLMNGHVLQAAFWYGLVVHMRIYPIIYALPIVLLLDPQHFQPGKKPVLVEWSSRALKPSSATSSSKTSITQYIWNFCINMITWRRVMFGIISASTFFFLTGLSFHLYGWDFLHEALLYHLTRTDPRHNFSIYFYHIYLHYEHEFSILEKLISFLPQFIVQLVLISRFALDLPFCLFLQTLAFVAFNKVITAQYFVWFFCLLPLILPWSNIKLVWKGLACIILWIGAQTNWLAWAYLLEFRGKNVFFQLWVASLLFLAANTFVIINTICSHLYSPLFQQLKQGGKLKQGYERPTAEPL from the exons ATGGGGAAAATTTCTCTTTTCCGCATCAG AATTTTGAAGTTACGTGGCGTTCCTGAGAAATTATGCACCTATTCTACGATGGTATGGCTTTTTAACCCATTTACGTTCACCATCGGAACGCGTGGGAACTGTGAGCCCATTATCTGCTCCATGATTCTGTGGATCTTAATGTGTCTGATGAATG GGCATGTGTTGCAGGCTGCATTTTGGTATGGACTTGTTGTTCACATGAGAATATATCCAATAATATATGCACTGCCCATTGTCTTACTTCTTGATCCTCAGCATTTTCAACCTGGTAAGAAGCCTGTGCTCGTTGAATGGAGCTCAAGAGCATTAAAACCATCCTCAGCTACTAGCAGCTCAAAAACTTCTATTACACAGTATATTTGGAACTTCTGCATAAACATGATCACTTGGAGAAGAGTCATGTTCGGGATTATTTCTGCATccactttcttcttcttgacaGGATTGTCTTTCCATTTATATGGATGGGATTTCTTGCACGAGGCTTTGCTATACCATCTTACCCGTACAGATCCTCGTCACAATTTTTCCATATATTTCTACCACATATATCTCCACTATGAGCATGAGTTTTCCATCCTGGAGAAGCTCATCTCCTTTCTGCCTCAGTTCATTGTCCAGCTAGTTCTGATTTCCCGCTTCGCCCTTGACTTGCCATTCTGTTTATTTCTGCAGACACTGGCATTCGTGGCATTTAATAAG GTCATAACAGCACAATACTTTGTCTGGTTCTTTTGTCTATTGCCTCTAATACTGCCATGGAGCAATATAAAGCTTGTCTGGAAAGGCCTAGCCTGCATCATTTTGTGGATTGGAGCTCAAACCAATTGGTTAGCGTGGGCGTACTTACTCGAATTCCGAGGAAAGAATGTCTTCTTCCAACTCTGGGTAGCAAGTTTACTGTTCTTGGCAGCCAATACTTTTGTTATTATCAATACTATTTGTAGCCATCTATACAGTCCTCTGTTCCAACAGTTGAAGCAGGGAGGCAAACTCAAGCAAGGCTATGAAAG